One genomic segment of Sanyastnella coralliicola includes these proteins:
- a CDS encoding MbnP family protein gives MMKHVMMLALAAAMITFIGCEDPEPIEGTLRLGAKAMYDGNSMIIGDVYTDNNDRPINIEQFRTYISSMKAVKDDGTIVHIKAIDQINFAESWFFDATLPAGDYSAITFGIGVPESINADQDPAQYPNDHVLGFTGNNGMFWSWNSGYIFTKFEGKTALDGDENSMTDPYAFHVGTDNFYEEFTFNVDFEIDEARTDVDIIFNCEQFLEGTDDSIDLATDNITHTADNIPLAERFMALFRDGINVELAN, from the coding sequence ATGATGAAGCACGTAATGATGTTGGCGCTGGCTGCAGCGATGATCACTTTTATCGGGTGTGAAGATCCGGAACCTATTGAAGGAACTCTTCGCCTGGGCGCAAAAGCGATGTACGATGGAAACTCAATGATTATTGGAGATGTCTACACAGACAACAATGATCGTCCGATTAACATCGAACAGTTCCGAACCTACATCTCAAGTATGAAGGCGGTGAAAGATGATGGAACCATCGTGCACATCAAGGCGATAGATCAAATCAACTTTGCGGAGAGCTGGTTCTTCGATGCGACGCTTCCTGCAGGAGATTACTCTGCGATTACCTTCGGAATTGGTGTTCCAGAATCAATCAATGCAGATCAAGATCCGGCACAGTACCCGAACGATCACGTACTTGGCTTCACCGGAAACAACGGTATGTTCTGGTCGTGGAACTCTGGCTACATCTTTACCAAATTTGAAGGAAAAACTGCCTTGGACGGAGATGAAAACAGCATGACGGATCCATACGCATTCCACGTGGGTACCGACAACTTTTACGAAGAGTTCACTTTCAATGTAGACTTCGAAATTGATGAAGCGCGTACCGATGTCGACATAATCTTCAACTGTGAGCAATTCCTTGAAGGCACGGATGACTCTATTGATCTAGCGACAGACAACATCACGCACACCGCAGATAATATTCCGTTGGCGGAACGCTTTATGGCGCTCTTCCGCGACGGCATCAATGTGGAGCTAGCGAATTGA
- a CDS encoding cytochrome-c peroxidase, which translates to MKKWSAYLVLGLVAFIACKEERVLPDQNAEADFEYIEVETPAGFPAIDYPMENRPTTERIELGRLLFHDARLSRDNTVSCASCHLASHSFADNEAQSVGVDGLRGDRNAPSLANVAYHPYFFMDGGVQTLERQVIAPLDNVLEMDHDIVEVSDELAQDELLNTLAQAAYGRNLDPFVLTRSIAAYERTLLSGDSPYDRYLQGDQFALTAEEKAGMELFFSERTQCGSCHSGFLLTDFSFNNIGLEEEYLDKGRRRVSGDESDNGKFKTPSLRNVALTAPYMHDGSLRTLEEVIDHFNSGGVDHDLKDDRIQQLNLTEEEQSQLKAFLLALTDKSFVTEALTAGN; encoded by the coding sequence TTGAAAAAATGGTCGGCATACCTCGTGCTTGGTCTTGTAGCGTTTATTGCTTGCAAGGAAGAACGCGTATTGCCTGATCAAAATGCAGAAGCCGACTTCGAATATATCGAAGTGGAGACACCAGCAGGTTTTCCGGCCATCGATTACCCGATGGAAAACAGACCGACCACAGAACGCATCGAACTGGGGCGACTCCTATTCCACGATGCGCGATTGTCACGTGACAATACCGTGAGCTGCGCTTCGTGTCACTTGGCCAGTCATTCATTTGCAGACAATGAGGCACAGAGCGTGGGTGTGGACGGATTACGCGGTGATCGAAATGCACCTTCATTAGCCAACGTCGCATACCATCCTTACTTCTTTATGGATGGAGGAGTACAGACCCTCGAACGCCAAGTCATTGCACCCTTAGACAATGTCCTTGAAATGGATCACGACATCGTTGAAGTCAGCGATGAACTGGCCCAAGATGAATTACTCAACACTCTTGCGCAAGCCGCTTATGGAAGAAACCTCGATCCTTTCGTATTGACCCGATCGATTGCCGCTTACGAGCGTACATTATTGTCTGGTGATAGTCCGTATGACCGCTATTTGCAGGGTGATCAATTCGCCTTGACGGCGGAAGAAAAAGCGGGCATGGAGTTGTTCTTTTCAGAACGCACCCAATGCGGCAGTTGCCACAGCGGATTCTTGTTGACAGATTTCAGCTTCAACAACATTGGGTTGGAGGAAGAATACCTAGACAAAGGACGTCGCCGCGTATCTGGGGATGAATCAGACAACGGCAAGTTCAAGACACCGAGTCTTCGTAATGTCGCCTTAACGGCACCTTACATGCACGACGGAAGTCTTCGAACCTTGGAAGAAGTGATTGATCATTTTAACTCAGGCGGTGTCGACCACGACCTGAAAGACGATCGCATACAACAACTAAACCTCACCGAAGAGGAACAGTCTCAACTCAAAGCATTTTTATTGGCACTGACGGATAAGTCGTTCGTGACCGAGGCTTTGACTGCAGGAAACTGA
- a CDS encoding cytochrome-c peroxidase → MQRRILHIVLAFIGITITMASCKHDIPEVEEEIVMVGTPYNLEIPPFFPPMDIPADNPLTVEGVELGRHLFWEVALSGDNTMSCGSCHFPEHSFSDPAQFSVGITGAVGTRQSMALLNLGWARDYFWDGRAPTLEEQVREPIPNPIEMNQSWEDALEKLRNIDAYPPMYADAFGTTEITEDRTVKAIASFLRTMISANSKFDQWRQGDYIMTDSEWRGYELFNKEGGDPEEVQGGEFGADCFHCHVEAGLQFTDYLPHNNGLDSIFTDLGYGGVTGNPLDYGKFKTPSLRNVELSAPYMHDGRFETLEEVIEHYNSGGVASETVDPFMKYTTGGLSLPPQSKEDLINFLKMLTDTSFTTNPDFQNPH, encoded by the coding sequence ATGCAACGACGCATTCTACATATCGTACTGGCATTTATCGGGATTACTATCACGATGGCCAGCTGTAAGCATGACATTCCAGAAGTGGAAGAAGAGATTGTGATGGTTGGGACTCCTTACAATTTGGAGATCCCTCCATTCTTCCCTCCGATGGACATCCCTGCAGACAATCCATTGACCGTGGAAGGTGTAGAATTGGGTCGTCACCTTTTCTGGGAGGTAGCCCTTTCAGGAGACAACACGATGAGCTGTGGTTCATGCCATTTCCCGGAACATTCCTTTTCTGACCCTGCACAATTTAGCGTCGGCATCACTGGAGCTGTCGGCACACGCCAATCAATGGCCCTACTCAACCTCGGATGGGCCCGTGATTACTTCTGGGACGGGCGCGCACCAACGCTCGAAGAGCAAGTACGCGAACCGATTCCGAACCCAATTGAAATGAATCAGTCGTGGGAAGACGCCCTCGAAAAGCTGCGCAATATTGACGCCTACCCGCCGATGTATGCCGATGCCTTTGGAACAACCGAGATCACTGAAGACCGCACCGTTAAAGCCATTGCTTCTTTCTTGCGCACCATGATCTCAGCTAATTCGAAGTTCGATCAGTGGCGCCAAGGCGACTACATCATGACCGACAGCGAATGGCGCGGTTACGAGCTCTTCAACAAAGAAGGCGGTGACCCCGAAGAAGTTCAAGGCGGCGAATTCGGAGCAGACTGTTTCCACTGCCACGTAGAGGCCGGACTACAGTTCACAGACTACCTCCCCCACAACAACGGACTCGACAGCATCTTCACCGACCTCGGCTACGGTGGTGTCACAGGAAATCCACTGGATTACGGGAAATTCAAAACCCCATCACTGCGCAACGTAGAACTCTCAGCCCCCTACATGCACGACGGTCGTTTCGAGACCCTCGAAGAAGTCATCGAACACTACAATTCCGGCGGTGTCGCTTCCGAAACAGTAGACCCGTTCATGAAGTACACCACAGGCGGCCTCTCCCTACCACCCCAAAGCAAGGAGGACTTGATCAATTTCCTAAAGATGCTCACGGATACGAGCTTCACGACGAACCCTGATTTTCAGAATCCGCACTAG
- a CDS encoding UvrD-helicase domain-containing protein, with amino-acid sequence MSDLSLHIAEAAVFEVLRASAGSGKTFSLVQHYLAAALSEEKEDYYRHILAITFTNKAADEMKSRVLKAMRQLATGEGDHIETLTQDLKIPRDELIRRAKRMYHHMMTHYGMISIMTIDKFVNRLVRSFTRELAFDGDFRLELDESTLIVDAVDLLLNKVGPQEKELTKILEQFILQRIEDEDGWDPQRELLKFGELLFKEEFRPIVRKLKEQEFDFLGLQASFRAEYASAESVAAKAAARGLELIENHQVRALFASQYIPKAFDRWVGKEWKEPSATIRKQFDGEASLVAKKNEDRIHEVEALMPQLTACYEEVLGFVEGEKGRQARLKLNLSKAMFQLATLRELERNLDEVRAAGNVFTFSDLNRTIEILVRNSPAPFIFERIGERYHHFMIDEFQDTSVVQWQNFLPLIENSLAKGKFNLIVGDGKQAIYRWRNGDVRQLQRLPYLLGHVEEGSVMQERQDALVRYYSSNELENNWRSRKNVVEFNNGVFELMQHHLSDEHSSIYDHLVQGVKGEDGGYVTAQGYYFQKNEELIPERHQRIYDLIADARNQGFAYRDIAILVRSNSIGSEISRFLLNDEDDPDRDRIMSITEESLQLGRHVAPLAVIQLLKALNRNDDQRGHAKFFQAFTALHPNYDLVSLLGEYTQFPQPDEEGKVRGRSRIDLHRFLKDEFKIEFPELLIEQPLYDLVAMLSDLLGVSSRFPAYAEKLMDMALQSQVDDAEGLQGFLERWDQKGKKRSISIPEDVDGVRVMTVHKSKGLEFPVVISVLNQPKGGGTSSMMHVNLEGMNLGLPFGVLSLSKMKNTSVENQYEAEREREKLDELNVVYVSLTRAVDQLHILLEANEGADNLLGNLGEAVKQVIGESPWQGAPALGSPVTPTHEQDEDQGVQIIKRFQHASADDRLKIGIDDPYLRAEGDNLSPRARGEEVHALLARIESHADLPRLKVLPTPWQRMTEDEWQSIFRSIEEVLNIPEAQPWFDGTGTVYNERALIDERGNELRPDRIVIYPNKWVVIDYKTGEQEKKHHDQVAEYVGVCQRMTELPVEGWLLYTDEAVVKKV; translated from the coding sequence ATGTCTGACCTTTCCTTACATATTGCTGAAGCAGCTGTTTTCGAAGTCTTGCGCGCCAGCGCGGGTTCCGGAAAGACCTTCTCGTTGGTCCAGCATTACCTAGCGGCAGCCTTGAGCGAGGAGAAGGAAGACTATTACCGTCACATCCTCGCCATCACCTTTACCAATAAGGCGGCTGATGAGATGAAATCGCGTGTCTTGAAGGCCATGCGCCAACTGGCTACGGGTGAAGGTGATCACATCGAGACCTTGACCCAAGATCTCAAGATTCCACGCGATGAATTGATTCGTCGGGCCAAGCGCATGTACCATCACATGATGACGCATTACGGCATGATCAGCATCATGACCATCGACAAGTTTGTCAACCGCTTGGTGCGTTCATTTACCCGTGAACTGGCGTTTGATGGCGACTTCCGCCTTGAATTAGACGAGTCAACCTTGATCGTAGATGCGGTAGATCTGCTCTTGAACAAGGTGGGGCCTCAAGAAAAAGAGCTGACAAAGATTCTCGAGCAGTTCATCCTGCAACGCATTGAAGACGAAGATGGCTGGGATCCGCAGCGTGAGCTCCTCAAGTTCGGTGAGCTATTGTTCAAGGAAGAGTTTCGTCCGATCGTGCGCAAGCTCAAAGAACAAGAGTTTGATTTCTTAGGTCTGCAGGCTTCTTTCCGGGCTGAATACGCTAGCGCGGAATCGGTAGCGGCCAAAGCGGCAGCGCGCGGCCTTGAGTTGATAGAGAATCACCAAGTGCGAGCGCTTTTTGCTAGCCAGTATATTCCGAAGGCCTTTGATCGCTGGGTAGGGAAAGAATGGAAGGAACCGAGCGCCACGATTCGAAAGCAGTTCGATGGGGAGGCTTCCCTTGTGGCAAAAAAGAATGAAGACAGAATTCACGAAGTGGAGGCATTGATGCCGCAGTTGACCGCCTGTTATGAAGAGGTACTGGGTTTTGTAGAGGGTGAAAAGGGAAGGCAAGCAAGACTCAAGCTGAACCTGTCAAAAGCCATGTTCCAACTCGCGACCCTGCGTGAATTGGAACGAAACCTTGATGAAGTGCGAGCTGCAGGCAACGTCTTTACCTTCAGTGACCTGAACCGAACCATTGAAATATTGGTGCGCAATTCCCCAGCACCGTTCATCTTCGAACGCATTGGAGAGCGCTACCACCACTTCATGATTGACGAGTTTCAAGATACCTCGGTGGTGCAATGGCAGAACTTCCTCCCGCTCATTGAAAACAGCCTCGCTAAAGGGAAATTCAACCTCATTGTAGGGGATGGAAAGCAAGCGATTTACCGTTGGCGAAATGGAGATGTGCGCCAGCTACAACGCCTACCCTACCTGCTCGGACATGTTGAGGAGGGAAGTGTGATGCAAGAGCGTCAAGATGCCTTGGTGCGTTATTACAGTTCCAATGAGCTTGAAAACAACTGGCGTTCGCGCAAGAATGTTGTTGAATTCAATAACGGGGTCTTCGAGTTGATGCAACATCACCTGAGCGATGAGCACAGTTCCATTTATGATCATTTGGTTCAGGGAGTGAAGGGCGAAGACGGTGGTTATGTCACGGCGCAAGGCTACTATTTCCAAAAGAATGAAGAGCTCATTCCTGAGCGCCATCAACGTATTTATGATCTAATCGCTGACGCTCGGAATCAAGGGTTTGCCTACCGAGATATTGCCATCCTGGTCAGGTCAAACAGCATCGGAAGTGAGATTTCTCGTTTCCTACTGAACGATGAAGACGATCCAGATCGCGATCGCATCATGTCGATCACGGAAGAGAGTCTACAACTCGGCCGACATGTAGCACCGCTCGCTGTTATTCAGCTGCTCAAAGCGCTTAACCGCAACGATGATCAACGTGGTCATGCGAAGTTCTTCCAGGCGTTTACCGCGCTACATCCAAACTACGATTTGGTTTCCTTGCTGGGTGAATACACGCAATTCCCGCAGCCTGATGAAGAGGGTAAGGTTCGTGGTCGTTCACGCATCGATCTACATCGATTCCTAAAGGATGAATTCAAGATTGAATTTCCTGAGTTGCTCATTGAACAGCCGCTCTATGATCTAGTAGCGATGCTCAGTGACCTGCTCGGTGTCTCTTCCCGTTTCCCGGCGTACGCCGAAAAACTCATGGACATGGCCCTGCAAAGTCAAGTAGACGATGCGGAAGGCCTACAGGGGTTCTTGGAGCGATGGGATCAAAAGGGAAAAAAGCGAAGCATCTCAATACCTGAAGATGTAGATGGTGTCCGTGTGATGACCGTCCACAAGTCAAAAGGACTGGAATTCCCGGTAGTCATCTCTGTCTTAAATCAACCCAAAGGGGGCGGCACCTCTTCCATGATGCATGTCAACCTCGAAGGGATGAATTTAGGATTGCCTTTCGGTGTGCTCTCGCTATCCAAGATGAAGAACACTAGCGTCGAGAATCAATACGAGGCAGAACGCGAACGCGAAAAGCTTGATGAACTCAATGTGGTCTATGTCTCCCTTACCCGAGCGGTAGATCAATTGCACATCTTGCTCGAAGCAAACGAAGGGGCAGACAACCTACTCGGAAATCTCGGCGAAGCCGTAAAACAGGTCATCGGTGAAAGTCCATGGCAAGGCGCACCGGCCTTAGGCTCCCCCGTCACCCCAACCCACGAACAAGACGAAGACCAAGGCGTTCAAATCATCAAGCGCTTCCAACACGCTTCCGCAGACGATCGCCTCAAAATCGGCATTGACGATCCTTACCTCCGCGCCGAAGGAGACAACCTCTCCCCAAGAGCCCGAGGCGAAGAAGTTCACGCCCTACTCGCGCGCATCGAATCGCACGCTGACCTTCCACGCCTGAAAGTCCTTCCCACCCCATGGCAACGCATGACGGAAGACGAATGGCAAAGCATTTTTCGAAGCATCGAAGAGGTCCTCAACATCCCAGAAGCACAACCCTGGTTCGACGGCACCGGCACCGTCTACAACGAACGCGCCCTCATCGACGAACGCGGCAATGAGCTACGTCCAGACCGCATCGTCATCTACCCAAACAAATGGGTAGTCATCGATTACAAAACCGGCGAACAAGAAAAGAAACACCACGATCAAGTAGCGGAATACGTAGGCGTATGCCAGCGCATGACAGAGCTACCGGTAGAGGGGTGGTTGTTGTATACGGATGAGGCGGTGGTGAAGAAGGTGTAG